GGTTTACGCCCAGGCAATACCGGCATAGGGGGCTTGCCCCCGATAGCGGCCTCAGAGCCGACCAGGATGTTGTGTCGATCCCGGCCCAAATGTGGGAGGGGGCTTGCCCCCGATGACGGCCTCAGGGCCGACCAGAATGTTGGATTGGACCGAGTACATATCCGTTCCTGCGGCAACGGCCACTTAGGGTTCCGCCCTGACGGCGGCTCACTTTTGAAAAGCGCAAAAGTAAGCAAAACGCTCTTGCCCCACCACTCGGCACCTCGCTAATGCTCGGTGTACCCTTGTAAGATTATTTTCACCTGCTTCAGACCGTTGTGCCCTCAGATTTCGAGATCGTGAGTGAGCATGGGTCGAAGCAGGTTCTTTTCTAAACTAGTCCGAACGGTTGCCTGGGCGCAAAGCCCGATTCTGCAAGGTTGGACGTGAGGAAAACGCCATGGATCATAACTCTGCGTTCGTCGGAATTGATGTTTCCAAAAACAAGCTCGACTCATTTGTCAGCACGACTGGCCAAGTCGAACAGTTTTTCAATACTCAAGAAGATATCCATCGTTTAGCTAAACATCTCAAGGCTCAGGACCCGGTTTTGGTGGTGTTGGAGGCGACTGGGGGATATGAGCGGCTTGCGGCTGCGGAGCTTTGCGCTGCAGGACTACCAGTCGTTGTCGTCAACCCTCGTCAGGTGCGTGATTTCGCCAAAGCTACCGGTCGGTTGGCTAAAACCGATGCTTTGGATGCCCAGGTGATTGCGGAGTTTGCTCAGGCGGTCAAACCCGAGATTCGAGAGATACCAGATGAACACGCTCGTGAGCTGGCAGACCTACTCACTCGACGCCGCCAACTCATCGACATGATCGTGGCGGAGGAGTCTCGGCTAAAGCAGGCGGTATTCAAGGCACTTCGAAGAGACATCAAGGCACATATCATCTGGCTTCAAAAGCGCCTTAAAAGCACAGACGATGACTTGCACGAGGCCATCAAGGCTTCCCCGGTCTGGAAGGCCAATTATGATTTGCTGCGCGAAGTCGCAGGTGTTGGCAACGTGCTCGCACTATCGCTGCTGGCGATGGTTCCGGAGCTTGGCAAGGTTAATCGTAAACAAGTGGCTGCATTGGTTGGTGTGGCTCCTTTTAACTGCGATAGCGGCCAGTACAAAGGCCGTAGAAGGATATGGGGTGGTCGAGCTGAGGTGAGAAGTGTGCTTTACATGGCTGTCTTGTCCTCGAAGCGCCACAACCCGGTGATCGAGAGGTTCTACAACCATCTGCTTGCTACAGGGAAGACGAAGAAAGTGGCGCTGGTTGCGTGTATGAGAAAGCTACTGACGATCCTGAATGCCATGGTCCGCGATCAAAAACATTTCGCAGAAATGGCTTGAATTTCGACACGGTTGCTCACTCCGGCTTGAATCCGTGGGCCGCCGCCACGCGCCATCCATGGCGCGGGGCGGCTAACCCGGCGTCCTGCCGGGTTGCCCACGGATTCAAGCCTGCGTTCGGCCAGCGTGGTTTAACGAGGCGCCCAGGATCAAAAGCCAGATCAAGATCAAGAGCGACTCGCTTCGCATCGTGGTTACCGTCTGCTGCTACGGTCTGGAAAGTTGTGTAGATACCTATGCCCCGATAGCAGGCAGCCAGACAGCGATGTGTAAGCTGGCACACCGCCATCGGGGGCAAGCCCCCTCCCACCAGTTGGGATGCCGTCACTGGGGCAAGCGCCTCCCAGATTTGGATATGGATCTGCATCCCGATGCAACGAATCACCCCCGCGGTCGCTCCTATGCTTACGAATCACCTTTAACCAACAGGTATCAGGCTTATGACGGCGGCGGACAACGATCATGTGAATTGGCTGGTGCAACAGTCCATGCTGAACGCGGCGCGCCAGCGCGCCAAGCTCTATTCGGGGCAGGGACGGATGTGGCAGCAACCCTTCGCACAAACGCGCCCGCGTGACGCTTCAGCCTTGTCATCGGTATGGTTCACGGCGTATCCGGCATCGATCGTGACCCGCGAAGACGGCACGGTGCTGGAGGCGCTGGGCGACGAAGCCCTGTGGCATGCATTGTCGAAAATCGGCATCCAGGGCATTCATAACGGGCCGCTGAAGAAGTCCGGCGGTTTGTCCGGTACCCGACACACGCCGACCATTGATGGCAACTTCGACCGCATCAGCTTCGACATCGACCCGCAGCTGGGCACCGAGGCGCAGTTGCAGGCGCTGACGCGCATGGCTGCCGCGCACAATGCGGTGATCATCGACGATGTGATCCCGTCCCACACCGGCAAGGGCGCGGATTTCCGGTTGGCGGAAATGGCCTATGAGGATTACCCCGGCCTGTACCACATGGTCGAAATCCGTGAAGAAGACTGGGCGCTGCTGCCCGACGTCGCCGAAGGCCGCGACGCGCAGAACCTCAGCCCGCCGCAGGTGGACGCACTGCGCGACAAGCACTACATCGTCGGCCAATTGCAGCGGGTGATTTTCTTCGAGCCCGGCGTCAAGGAAACCGACTGGAGCGCCACGCCCGTGGTGGTGGGTGTGGACGGCAAACCGCGACGCTGGGTGTACCTGCATTACTTCAAGGAAGGGCAGCCGTCGCTGAACTGGCTCGACCCGTCATTCGCCGCCCAGCAGATGATCATCGGTGACGCGCTGCACGCCATCGA
This genomic stretch from Pseudomonas orientalis harbors:
- a CDS encoding IS110 family transposase, yielding MDHNSAFVGIDVSKNKLDSFVSTTGQVEQFFNTQEDIHRLAKHLKAQDPVLVVLEATGGYERLAAAELCAAGLPVVVVNPRQVRDFAKATGRLAKTDALDAQVIAEFAQAVKPEIREIPDEHARELADLLTRRRQLIDMIVAEESRLKQAVFKALRRDIKAHIIWLQKRLKSTDDDLHEAIKASPVWKANYDLLREVAGVGNVLALSLLAMVPELGKVNRKQVAALVGVAPFNCDSGQYKGRRRIWGGRAEVRSVLYMAVLSSKRHNPVIERFYNHLLATGKTKKVALVACMRKLLTILNAMVRDQKHFAEMA